In the genome of Burkholderia sp. PAMC 26561, the window AGCGATAACAAGCAGACGCTCGGCAAATATCGCGCGCGCCAGCATGACATATACATTGGCGAATGGTCGGCCGATTACATCGATCCGCACAGCAACGCGCAAGGCTTCGCATGGAATCCGGACAACTCCGACAACTCCAGCTTCAAGATGCTCGCGTGGCGCAATTCGTGGGACATTCCGCAATTGACGAAAGAGACGCAGGCGGCGCTCGAGGAATCATCGACGGCAAAACGCGCGCAACGTTATGAGGTTATGCAAAAGGAAGTGCTCGCCAAGTCGCCATTCGTGATCATGTTCCAGAAGGTCTCGCAGGTCGCGGCGCGGCCGGGGGTGACGGGACTGGAAGTCGGGCCTATCTGCGATCTTGTTTCCTACCGTGACTTGAAGAAGCAGTAAGCGTGGATCTGCAACTAACAGTCTCCCAACGTGCACGCCGCGCGCTTGCAAATCATGCAGGCGTGCGCCGGGGATGGCTGTTCGTACGCTGGCTGTTGATGCTGGTTGTCACGTTCATCGGCTTGCTCGGGGTGACGTTTTTCATCGGGCGGAAGATCCCGATCGATCCGTTGCTCGCCATGCTCGGCGAGCGCGCATCGCCTCAGGCTTACGCGGCGGCGCGGCTCTCGCTCGGGCTCGACAAGCCCCTGATCGTGCAGTTCGCAATCTACGTTCGCGATGTGCTGCATGGCAATCTCGGCATGTCGCTGCTGACGTCGAATCCGGTTGTCGACGACATCAAACGCGTTTTTCCAGTCACGCTTGAACTCGCCACCCTGTCCACCTTCATGGGCATCGTGATCGGTGTGCCGCTCGGCGTCGTGGCGGCAGTGCGGCATAACCGCTGGATCGATCATGTGGCGCGATTCATCGGGTTGGCGGGGAGTTCACTGCCTGTGTTCTGGCTCGCGCTGATGGGCCTGCTTTTGTTCTATGCCAAGCTGCATTGGGTCTCGGGACCGGGTCGTATTGATCCGCTTTACGACGGCATGGTCGATACACATACCGGAAGTTTGCTGATCGATTCCATCATTGCCGGCGAGTGGGACGTGCTGAAGAATGCGCTCTCGCATATCGTCCTGCCTGCCGGCATTCTTGCGTTCTATTCCATCGCTTACCTGAGCCGCATGACGCGCTCGTTCATGCTCGAACAGTTGAGCCAGGAATACATTGTCACGGCGCGGGCAATGGGGCTGAGCGAACGGCGCGTGATCTGGCGTCATGCATTTGGCAATATCGCGGTGCCGCTCCTGACGGTGATCGCGCTCGCTTATAGCTACCTGCTCGAAGGCTCGGTGCTGACCGAGATCGTGTTTGCGTGGCCGGGTATCGGTTCGTATCTCACGGGCGCGCTCCTCAACGCCGATATGAACGCCGTGCTCGGCAGCACGCTTGTGATTGGCGCAACGTTCATCACGCTCAACTTGCTGACGGACGCACTGTACAAAATATTCGATCCTCGCGCCCGATGACTGCCAAAGGTTCATGACGTGCTTCCATCCAGTGATTCCACTCGAATGACGAAACCGCGCAAGGAATGGCAGGCGTGGCTCTTGACGGACACGCCCGCGTCCCGCAGGCAAGCCGCGCTCGGATTGGCATACAGGCGATGGACACGGTTCGCGAGCA includes:
- a CDS encoding ABC transporter permease, coding for MLVVTFIGLLGVTFFIGRKIPIDPLLAMLGERASPQAYAAARLSLGLDKPLIVQFAIYVRDVLHGNLGMSLLTSNPVVDDIKRVFPVTLELATLSTFMGIVIGVPLGVVAAVRHNRWIDHVARFIGLAGSSLPVFWLALMGLLLFYAKLHWVSGPGRIDPLYDGMVDTHTGSLLIDSIIAGEWDVLKNALSHIVLPAGILAFYSIAYLSRMTRSFMLEQLSQEYIVTARAMGLSERRVIWRHAFGNIAVPLLTVIALAYSYLLEGSVLTEIVFAWPGIGSYLTGALLNADMNAVLGSTLVIGATFITLNLLTDALYKIFDPRAR